From one Ignavibacteria bacterium genomic stretch:
- a CDS encoding histone H1-like repetitive region-containing protein, whose protein sequence is MAVAKKAAKKPAAKKAAAPKKPAAKKAVAKKPVAKKAAAKKPVAKKAAAKKPVAKKAAAKKPVAKKAAAKKPVAKKAAAKKPVAKKAAAKKKMS, encoded by the coding sequence ATGGCAGTTGCCAAGAAAGCCGCCAAGAAGCCAGCCGCCAAAAAGGCCGCTGCTCCTAAGAAGCCAGCCGCAAAGAAGGCTGTTGCTAAGAAACCGGTAGCCAAGAAGGCTGCCGCTAAGAAGCCAGTAGCCAAGAAGGCTGCCGCTAAGAAGCCAGTAGCCAAGAAGGCCGCTGCTAAGAAGCCAGTAGCCAAGAAAGCTGCTGCTAAGAAGCCGGTAGCCAAGAAAGCTGCCGCTAAGAAGCCAGTAGCTAAGAAAGCTGCTGCAAAAAAAAAAATGAGCTAG
- a CDS encoding TraR/DksA C4-type zinc finger protein, translated as MKNQEQTARKQEVTKKKSNSKTGSTSQAAPVRSTGAASVSKQTKTTKASKETKVVKAAPLVPVQPKPNVRYNDKDLEMFKVNIEHSKSDALEELRMLRERLDDLTSSEMAEESAIYSMHMAEQGSEAMEKEKTYAQIQRIQEYIRKLDEALMRIDEKTYGICRMCGIKIAKERLLAVPITTLSASYKIHQQCPEDGVDRIVAKPGGVIR; from the coding sequence ATGAAGAATCAGGAACAAACAGCGAGAAAGCAGGAAGTGACGAAAAAGAAGTCTAACTCGAAAACCGGAAGCACATCACAAGCTGCTCCTGTGCGATCCACAGGAGCAGCTTCTGTTTCAAAACAGACAAAAACAACAAAAGCTTCAAAAGAAACAAAGGTGGTTAAGGCCGCCCCACTTGTACCGGTTCAGCCAAAGCCGAATGTTAGGTATAACGATAAGGACCTTGAGATGTTCAAGGTTAACATTGAACATTCCAAATCGGATGCTCTGGAAGAATTACGGATGCTGCGTGAGCGTCTTGACGATCTGACCAGCAGCGAGATGGCCGAAGAGAGTGCTATCTATTCTATGCACATGGCCGAGCAGGGATCTGAAGCAATGGAAAAAGAAAAAACCTATGCTCAGATTCAACGCATCCAGGAATACATCCGGAAGCTGGATGAAGCACTGATGCGTATTGATGAAAAAACGTACGGTATATGTCGGATGTGCGGAATTAAAATCGCCAAGGAACGCCTGCTTGCTGTGCCGATTACAACGTTGTCGGCATCGTACAAAATTCATCAGCAATGTCCGGAAGACGGCGTTGACCGCATTGTGGCAAAGCCCGGTGGCGTTATACGATAG
- the topA gene encoding type I DNA topoisomerase, with product MNLVIVESPSKAKTIQKFLGDNFVVTSSMGHIRDLPGNDKAIDIEHGFTPTYEVTADKKKIVADLKKQAAKAETIWLATDEDREGEAIAWHLMEALELPPQKVRRIVFHEITKKAIQAAVEKPRSVDIALVDAQQARRILDRLVGFGLSPVLWRKVQRNLSAGRVQSVAVRLVVEREREIQAFTVTSQFRIQAEFQKNGRSFTAELPRRFDTETEARTFLEKCKGALFHVQNLEIKPGKKSPSAPFTTSTLQQEASRKLGYSLARTMKLAQDLYEAGHITYMRTDSVNLSDVAISAASEYIGSSFGAEYVQTRRYTTTVASAQEAHEAIRPTDVSKKSAGTSEAHKKLYDLIWKRTLASQMADARLEKTVATIGISTTPETLTATGEMLAFDGFLHLYMESSDEENDQEDAKMLPPLAVDEKLDAQAVRAQERFARPPARYTEASLVKKLEELGIGRPSTYAPTIGTIQSRNYVVKEDRDGKQREVRELVLNLNTETIAPSEIQRIVKTENTGQERNKLFPTGIGSIVTDFLLLHFEGIMDYNFTASVEKQFDEIAHGKLQWQSMISAFYGPFKETLDKTSATAERQSGERHLGTDPKTGKPVTIRLARYGPIAQIGDSDDPDKKQKGLAPAMSMETVTLEEALALFRFPRVVGDYEGQPVVVKIGRFGPYIEHNGMFASIPSGEDPGTVSIERSIELIEAKKKAVAERLIKIFNENPDVQILKGRWGPFLKIGKDNYRIPKGTDAAALTLAECLALAESQSESAPAKPERAVKKTAARKSAAKKPASRKSVTKKSE from the coding sequence ATGAATCTAGTTATCGTAGAATCGCCGAGTAAGGCCAAAACAATTCAAAAGTTCTTAGGTGACAACTTTGTTGTCACATCATCAATGGGACATATCCGCGATCTGCCGGGTAACGACAAGGCGATTGATATCGAACATGGATTTACTCCCACATACGAGGTCACGGCAGATAAAAAGAAAATCGTCGCAGATCTGAAAAAGCAGGCCGCCAAGGCAGAAACAATATGGCTGGCAACTGACGAAGACCGCGAGGGTGAGGCTATTGCATGGCACCTGATGGAGGCGCTGGAACTGCCACCACAAAAAGTACGGCGCATTGTGTTCCACGAGATCACCAAGAAAGCAATTCAGGCGGCAGTCGAAAAACCCCGTAGCGTTGACATAGCTCTGGTTGATGCTCAACAGGCACGCAGAATTCTGGACAGACTGGTTGGCTTTGGACTTTCGCCGGTGCTGTGGCGCAAGGTACAGCGCAACCTTTCGGCCGGCAGAGTGCAAAGCGTTGCCGTCCGCCTGGTTGTTGAACGGGAACGAGAAATTCAGGCCTTCACGGTAACCTCTCAGTTTAGAATTCAAGCCGAGTTTCAGAAAAACGGCAGGTCATTTACTGCCGAACTTCCACGAAGGTTTGATACCGAAACCGAAGCCCGTACCTTCCTTGAGAAGTGTAAGGGGGCTTTGTTCCATGTGCAAAATCTGGAAATAAAACCCGGTAAGAAGTCACCCTCTGCGCCGTTTACCACGTCAACACTCCAACAAGAAGCTTCACGCAAACTGGGCTATTCATTGGCACGTACCATGAAGCTGGCTCAGGATTTGTACGAGGCCGGACACATTACCTATATGCGAACCGATTCAGTGAATTTGTCCGATGTTGCCATTAGCGCCGCATCAGAGTACATTGGGTCATCCTTTGGCGCCGAATACGTTCAAACCCGCCGGTACACCACCACCGTGGCCAGCGCACAGGAAGCTCACGAAGCTATTCGGCCAACCGATGTGTCAAAGAAAAGTGCCGGAACCAGTGAAGCACATAAAAAACTGTACGACCTGATCTGGAAGCGTACCCTTGCTTCACAAATGGCAGATGCCCGTTTGGAAAAAACCGTTGCAACCATTGGTATCAGCACAACACCGGAAACACTCACGGCAACGGGCGAAATGCTGGCATTTGATGGTTTTCTGCACTTGTATATGGAAAGTTCCGACGAGGAGAATGACCAGGAAGATGCCAAGATGCTGCCACCCCTTGCCGTTGATGAGAAACTGGATGCACAGGCAGTGCGGGCTCAGGAACGGTTCGCCCGCCCCCCAGCCCGATACACCGAGGCGTCACTTGTTAAAAAACTTGAAGAACTTGGTATCGGACGTCCATCCACGTATGCACCAACAATTGGTACGATACAGTCACGGAATTACGTGGTAAAAGAAGATCGCGACGGCAAGCAACGCGAGGTTCGCGAATTAGTGCTGAATCTTAATACAGAGACCATAGCCCCTTCCGAGATCCAGCGTATTGTGAAAACAGAGAATACCGGGCAAGAACGAAATAAACTCTTTCCAACCGGCATCGGCTCAATCGTGACTGATTTTCTTCTCCTTCACTTTGAAGGAATTATGGACTATAATTTTACCGCCAGCGTAGAGAAGCAGTTCGACGAGATTGCTCACGGTAAGCTGCAGTGGCAGTCCATGATTTCGGCGTTCTATGGTCCGTTTAAAGAGACTCTCGACAAAACGTCGGCAACGGCAGAACGCCAGAGCGGTGAACGTCACCTGGGTACCGATCCCAAAACCGGGAAACCGGTCACAATCCGGCTGGCACGCTACGGACCCATTGCACAGATCGGCGACTCTGATGATCCGGATAAAAAACAAAAGGGCCTTGCTCCAGCAATGAGCATGGAAACAGTTACTCTTGAAGAGGCTCTGGCGTTGTTCCGCTTTCCACGCGTTGTTGGTGACTACGAAGGACAACCCGTAGTCGTGAAAATCGGACGGTTTGGTCCGTATATCGAACACAACGGCATGTTTGCCTCCATTCCATCAGGCGAAGATCCCGGAACAGTGTCAATCGAACGATCAATCGAACTCATCGAGGCAAAGAAAAAAGCAGTTGCCGAACGTCTAATCAAAATATTTAATGAAAATCCTGATGTGCAGATTCTAAAAGGACGCTGGGGACCGTTTCTGAAAATTGGTAAGGACAACTATCGAATTCCAAAAGGTACTGATGCTGCAGCGCTTACTCTTGCCGAGTGTTTGGCACTGGCAGAATCACAGTCCGAATCGGCACCAGCCAAACCCGAACGTGCGGTAAAGAAGACTGCTGCAAGGAAGTCGGCCGCAAAAAAGCCTGCATCCAGAAAGTCGGTTACAAAGAAGTCTGAGTAG
- a CDS encoding glutamine synthetase III, with amino-acid sequence MHTNATDVPRSAKLVSDTLTEAFADDVLTADQLRQRLSRSVWESISNTIDKATVIDSAIADTVALAMKTWAIEKGATHYSHWFQPLTGLTAEKHESFVVPTSNGSAISQFSGKELIQGEPDASSFPSGGLRATFEARGYTAWDPTSPAFIVRHDNGATLYIPTAFASWTGEALDHKIPLLRSTNALNHAVLKALKLFGDSSVENVTSAVGAEQEYFLVDAEYAKRRPDLALTGRTLFGARPPRGQELSDHYFGSIPNRVLSYMTDVEQQLFALGVPVRTRHNEVAPGQYEFAPLYEGANIAADHQQLVMKVLRNTARKHGFVCLLHEKPFSGINGSGKHVNWSIITNTGVNLLEPGDTPFENMMFLFFCTAIIRAVNLHSDLLRISVATASNDLRMGAHEAPPTIMSIYLGAELTDVFERIESGKAGSKRARGLLGLGSPVLPPIPLHSGDRNRTSPFAFTGNKFEFRAVGSSQTISFPVTVLNSIVAESVIYQSAQIEALLASGEQFENALRTVISSTYSEHKRILFDGDGYNPQWITTAAERGLPVYASCVDAYEQLTSQKNIQLFEQLQVFNARELEARQEVLYDQYFKTINIEAETTEWIARTMIVPAVFDFIARTQLVQTHSTFAQETHHKLVEAIDKFGSALGELHRQNVELGGSDVRSKCTHMVQNVLPAMKAVRHVADKLERICDSAVWPMPGYREMWLVR; translated from the coding sequence ATGCACACAAACGCAACCGATGTACCCCGGTCAGCAAAACTTGTTTCTGATACGTTAACGGAGGCCTTTGCCGATGATGTTTTAACAGCCGACCAACTGCGTCAGCGCTTAAGCAGGAGTGTGTGGGAGTCAATTAGTAACACAATTGATAAAGCCACGGTGATCGATAGTGCAATAGCCGACACGGTGGCACTGGCAATGAAAACATGGGCAATTGAAAAAGGGGCTACCCATTATTCACATTGGTTTCAGCCCCTTACAGGTCTTACAGCTGAAAAGCATGAATCGTTTGTTGTACCCACTTCAAACGGGTCGGCAATTTCGCAATTCAGCGGGAAGGAGCTGATTCAGGGAGAGCCCGATGCATCCAGTTTTCCAAGTGGTGGTCTGCGTGCTACCTTCGAGGCCAGGGGCTATACGGCATGGGATCCAACATCGCCCGCTTTTATTGTCCGTCATGACAACGGTGCCACATTGTATATCCCCACGGCATTTGCAAGCTGGACGGGTGAGGCACTGGATCACAAAATTCCGCTGCTTCGGAGTACGAATGCACTCAATCATGCAGTTCTGAAAGCACTAAAATTATTTGGTGATTCTTCGGTTGAAAACGTAACAAGTGCCGTTGGTGCAGAGCAGGAGTATTTTCTGGTCGACGCTGAGTATGCCAAACGCCGACCTGACCTTGCACTAACCGGGCGGACGTTGTTTGGCGCACGCCCGCCACGTGGTCAGGAGTTAAGCGACCATTACTTTGGTTCGATACCAAACCGTGTACTGAGCTATATGACGGATGTGGAACAGCAGCTGTTCGCACTTGGCGTTCCGGTGAGAACCCGCCATAACGAAGTTGCACCCGGTCAGTATGAATTTGCCCCGCTGTACGAAGGTGCAAATATTGCAGCCGACCATCAGCAACTGGTGATGAAGGTGCTTAGGAATACGGCACGGAAACATGGCTTTGTTTGTCTGCTGCACGAAAAACCGTTTAGTGGAATTAACGGGAGCGGCAAGCACGTGAACTGGAGCATCATCACCAATACGGGAGTGAATCTTCTGGAGCCTGGCGATACTCCATTTGAGAATATGATGTTTCTGTTTTTCTGCACGGCAATTATCCGTGCCGTCAACCTCCACTCAGACTTGCTGCGTATTAGCGTTGCTACAGCATCGAACGATCTACGCATGGGGGCCCACGAAGCACCGCCAACAATTATGAGCATTTACCTTGGCGCAGAGCTGACCGACGTCTTTGAACGCATCGAGAGTGGTAAGGCCGGAAGTAAACGGGCTCGTGGGCTGCTGGGGTTAGGCTCACCGGTGCTGCCTCCGATACCGTTGCACAGTGGTGACCGTAACCGGACGTCACCATTTGCATTTACGGGTAACAAGTTTGAATTCAGAGCCGTGGGGTCGTCGCAGACCATCAGCTTTCCGGTAACGGTTCTAAACAGTATCGTTGCTGAATCAGTGATATATCAGTCAGCACAGATCGAAGCTCTTCTGGCTTCGGGCGAACAGTTCGAAAACGCACTGCGCACTGTGATTAGTTCCACCTACTCCGAACATAAACGTATTTTGTTTGATGGCGATGGTTATAATCCTCAGTGGATTACAACTGCTGCCGAGCGTGGTTTGCCCGTTTATGCATCATGCGTTGATGCCTATGAACAGTTAACCTCACAGAAGAATATTCAACTCTTTGAGCAGTTGCAGGTGTTTAATGCCCGTGAACTCGAAGCCCGACAAGAAGTGCTGTACGATCAGTATTTTAAGACTATCAACATCGAAGCAGAAACCACAGAGTGGATTGCCCGTACAATGATTGTCCCCGCAGTATTTGATTTTATCGCTCGTACCCAGTTGGTACAAACGCACAGCACGTTTGCGCAGGAAACGCACCACAAGCTGGTAGAGGCAATAGACAAGTTTGGGAGCGCTCTTGGAGAGCTGCACAGGCAAAATGTTGAGCTGGGTGGCAGCGATGTACGGAGCAAGTGCACGCACATGGTACAGAATGTGCTGCCTGCAATGAAGGCTGTCCGCCACGTAGCCGATAAACTTGAGCGCATCTGTGACTCTGCTGTATGGCCAATGCCGGGATACCGCGAAATGTGGCTGGTTCGGTAA
- the lspA gene encoding signal peptidase II produces MRVFRFHLIAVALVLLDQCTKLAVKGFSFMGITHQGMYLGQSEPLIGDIVRLTFVENPGSAFGLEWGSAKIVLTLATVIIAAALGWYLYKIRTGSMLLQTAIMLLLAGAVGNLIDRTFYGVAYGQAGLFLGSVVDFVQLDIPDMNIMGTVWTHWPVFNVADSCVTVGIALLLGLEIVAGFRKKKGPTAEPNTTDHQAP; encoded by the coding sequence ATGCGGGTTTTCCGATTCCATTTGATTGCCGTGGCCCTGGTACTCCTGGATCAGTGTACAAAGCTTGCCGTTAAGGGTTTTTCGTTTATGGGCATTACCCATCAGGGGATGTACCTTGGTCAAAGTGAACCGCTCATCGGTGACATCGTCAGGCTAACATTTGTTGAAAATCCCGGAAGTGCCTTTGGTTTAGAATGGGGATCAGCGAAAATTGTCTTAACGCTGGCAACCGTGATCATTGCAGCTGCACTTGGCTGGTACCTCTATAAAATCAGAACTGGAAGTATGCTTCTTCAAACGGCAATAATGTTGCTTCTGGCCGGCGCTGTTGGTAATCTTATTGATCGTACATTCTATGGCGTTGCCTATGGTCAGGCAGGACTGTTCCTTGGCAGCGTGGTTGACTTTGTGCAGCTTGATATTCCCGATATGAATATCATGGGGACGGTGTGGACACATTGGCCGGTTTTTAATGTGGCTGATTCCTGCGTTACCGTTGGCATCGCCCTGCTGCTTGGGTTAGAGATCGTTGCCGGCTTCAGAAAGAAAAAGGGTCCCACTGCTGAGCCTAACACGACCGATCATCAGGCACCGTAA
- a CDS encoding Lrp/AsnC family transcriptional regulator: MEITLKPLDREICRILQDNARLSLSEVADRVGASVPTVSERVKRLEANGVIRGYHAVISSDALGYDVTAFIFVDAESSDVYSQFRRNCLKHADILEVHAITGTASHIVKVRVRNTSQLEELLSVMQRWKGVTRTVTHVVLSTHKETQNLEIKPTSAESK; the protein is encoded by the coding sequence ATGGAAATCACATTAAAACCACTCGATAGGGAAATTTGTAGGATCCTTCAGGACAATGCCCGACTCAGTTTGAGCGAGGTGGCAGACAGGGTTGGAGCCTCGGTTCCAACAGTCAGTGAACGGGTAAAAAGACTTGAGGCGAACGGTGTGATTCGTGGATACCATGCTGTAATCAGTTCCGATGCTCTTGGGTACGACGTGACGGCATTCATCTTCGTTGATGCAGAATCAAGCGATGTTTACAGCCAGTTCCGGAGGAACTGTCTGAAACATGCCGATATTTTGGAGGTTCATGCAATTACCGGAACGGCCTCACATATTGTTAAGGTTCGCGTCCGCAATACCTCGCAGCTCGAGGAACTTTTAAGCGTAATGCAGCGCTGGAAAGGGGTTACGCGCACGGTAACTCATGTTGTGCTGAGCACGCACAAGGAAACACAGAACTTGGAAATCAAACCAACATCCGCAGAAAGTAAATAA
- a CDS encoding RluA family pseudouridine synthase produces the protein MKNPAEQYPEKVEFTFTLNVPQRQTPERIDAFISRSIEHASRSRVQRAIERGTVTVNGKPTKSNYKIRPGDVIHVLVRKPPPLELIPENIPLDILFEDEHLIVINKMPGMLVHPGIGNRSGTLVNAVLWHLGQREAVPVLGNRESLADYDDTDDDGESDGDDGMEDGILETPDSSPSEFLSAQAVRPGIVHRLDRDTSGVMVVGKNYATTLHLSNQFAQRIVQREYVALAWGVMQDDAMLIETNIGRSTRDRRLYAVVQRNGKYAATQVAVVERYNCATLITCKLHTGRTHQIRVHTSWKQHPLVGDKEYGGADSVLNGIHHAFRPQARQVLLTIQRQALHARLLEFVHPATRQPMKFTTPVPEDFLSAIRTVRPTEAGPLPPCLC, from the coding sequence ATGAAGAACCCGGCTGAACAGTATCCCGAGAAGGTGGAGTTCACATTTACATTGAACGTTCCGCAACGTCAGACGCCTGAACGGATCGATGCATTCATTTCGCGTAGTATTGAGCATGCTTCACGGTCACGTGTTCAGCGTGCTATAGAACGCGGTACGGTTACGGTGAACGGTAAGCCCACAAAGTCAAACTATAAAATTCGTCCGGGCGATGTAATTCACGTTCTCGTTCGCAAACCTCCGCCACTGGAGTTAATCCCCGAAAATATACCGCTGGATATTCTGTTTGAAGATGAACATCTTATCGTCATCAATAAGATGCCCGGTATGCTGGTGCACCCCGGCATCGGCAACAGGTCGGGGACATTGGTGAATGCAGTTCTGTGGCATCTCGGACAGCGGGAGGCCGTTCCTGTCCTGGGTAATCGTGAGTCACTTGCCGATTACGACGATACAGATGATGACGGCGAGTCAGACGGCGATGATGGTATGGAGGATGGCATACTGGAAACACCTGACTCCAGTCCCTCCGAATTTCTGTCTGCACAAGCCGTACGCCCGGGTATCGTCCATCGTTTGGACCGCGACACGTCGGGAGTGATGGTTGTTGGAAAAAACTATGCTACAACACTGCACCTTTCTAATCAGTTTGCTCAACGTATAGTTCAGCGTGAGTATGTAGCTCTTGCATGGGGTGTTATGCAGGATGATGCCATGCTTATTGAAACCAATATCGGACGCAGTACAAGAGATCGCAGACTGTATGCTGTTGTGCAGCGCAATGGGAAATACGCTGCTACGCAGGTTGCCGTTGTAGAACGCTACAACTGTGCAACGTTGATTACCTGTAAGTTGCATACAGGCCGGACACATCAGATACGGGTTCATACAAGTTGGAAACAGCACCCGCTCGTGGGCGACAAAGAGTACGGAGGTGCAGATTCAGTGCTCAACGGAATCCACCATGCGTTTCGGCCTCAGGCACGACAGGTTCTGCTCACTATCCAGCGGCAGGCACTGCATGCCCGATTGCTTGAATTTGTACATCCAGCAACCAGGCAACCTATGAAGTTCACTACACCTGTCCCAGAAGATTTCCTTTCGGCTATTCGTACAGTACGTCCTACCGAGGCAGGGCCGCTCCCCCCATGCCTTTGCTAA
- a CDS encoding transcriptional repressor has translation MSANVKLEQLQNQFAEFLRRKKYRATQERYRILETIAELDRHFSADELYFEINNRGERVSRATVYSTLDLLTQCGILTKHRFQGESAHFELSSRMPNHDHLICTECGRVVEFRNEAIDAIRNSVAESLGFVPVSHSLQIFAVCHNPSTCEFNIS, from the coding sequence ATGTCAGCAAACGTAAAACTCGAACAGCTGCAAAATCAGTTTGCAGAATTCCTCCGCCGAAAGAAGTACCGGGCTACTCAGGAGCGGTACAGGATTTTGGAAACAATTGCCGAATTGGACCGACATTTCTCGGCCGATGAGCTTTATTTTGAAATCAATAACCGTGGTGAACGGGTATCCCGCGCTACGGTGTATTCTACTCTGGACTTGCTTACGCAGTGCGGCATTTTAACCAAACACAGATTTCAGGGCGAAAGCGCTCACTTTGAGCTTTCGTCACGAATGCCAAACCACGACCACCTTATCTGTACCGAGTGCGGCAGAGTTGTTGAGTTCCGCAACGAAGCTATTGATGCCATCCGAAATTCAGTGGCAGAGTCGCTTGGTTTCGTCCCGGTATCACATTCGCTGCAAATTTTCGCTGTATGCCATAATCCGTCAACTTGTGAATTCAACATATCATGA
- the mtgA gene encoding monofunctional biosynthetic peptidoglycan transglycosylase, whose protein sequence is MWKKLFRGLWLNILTVSGLFIVSIVLLRWFPPCYTPLMIWRLAEAPFTKYSGGLHYDWVSIDEMSTWVQRGVIASEDRAFLIHGGVDWRAVDRAKRVNPSRVKRGRPPLGASTISMQTARSVYLVPSRTMVRKAFEVGITYCIEAVWGKRRILEMYLNVVEWGDGVYGVEAAAQHYFGKTAARLTRMESALLVAVLPNPRRFNAGRPSAYIKRRASAISKGMGGAALPR, encoded by the coding sequence ATGTGGAAAAAACTTTTTCGTGGTTTATGGCTTAATATCCTCACGGTTAGCGGCTTATTCATTGTAAGTATTGTTCTGTTGCGATGGTTTCCACCCTGTTACACGCCGCTCATGATTTGGCGTCTGGCCGAAGCCCCGTTCACAAAATACTCGGGAGGGCTTCACTACGACTGGGTATCGATTGATGAAATGTCAACGTGGGTACAGCGCGGAGTCATTGCCAGTGAGGACAGGGCCTTCCTGATTCATGGCGGCGTGGACTGGCGTGCAGTTGACCGTGCAAAGAGAGTTAACCCCTCAAGGGTCAAGCGCGGACGTCCGCCCCTTGGTGCCAGTACCATAAGTATGCAAACAGCACGAAGTGTGTATTTGGTACCGAGCAGGACGATGGTACGGAAGGCGTTTGAGGTTGGAATCACGTACTGTATCGAGGCAGTATGGGGCAAGCGTCGAATCCTGGAAATGTACCTTAATGTTGTGGAGTGGGGCGACGGTGTGTATGGTGTTGAAGCGGCGGCACAACATTACTTTGGTAAAACAGCGGCACGGTTAACACGAATGGAATCGGCACTGCTTGTAGCGGTACTCCCCAATCCAAGGCGGTTTAATGCCGGCAGGCCTTCGGCTTATATTAAGCGACGCGCAAGTGCAATTAGCAAAGGCATGGGGGGAGCGGCCCTGCCTCGGTAG